Proteins encoded in a region of the Triticum dicoccoides isolate Atlit2015 ecotype Zavitan chromosome 3A, WEW_v2.0, whole genome shotgun sequence genome:
- the LOC119272292 gene encoding elicitor-responsive protein 1-like, with product MARGLLEVHLVHAKDLSGSDSLGKIDPYVVVQYRSQERKSSTARDAGRNPSWNEMLRFQINSSAANVQDKLVLRIMDHDNFSSDDFIGQATINVTDLISMGMESGASRLNPAKYRVVTADNSYHGEIKIGITFTAAKVDSHCQVEEDGAQVGGWAQSFRGQKV from the exons ATGGCGCGCGGTCTCCTCGAGGTGCATCTGGTCCACGCCAAGGACCTCTCCGGCAGCGATTCCCTCG GGAAGATCGATCCGTATGTGGTGGTGCAGTATCGGAGCCAGGAGCGCAAGAGCAGCACCGCCCGAG ATGCGGGGAGGAACCCGAGCTGGAACGAGATGTTGAGATTCCAGATCAACTCCTCCGCGGCCAACGTGCAGGATAAGCTCGTCCTCCGGATCATGGACCACGACAACTTCTCAAGCGACGACTTCATCGGCCAAGCAAC GATCAATGTGACTGATCTGATCAGCATGGGCATGGAGAGCGGCGCGTCGCGGCTGAACCCGGCCAAGTACAGGGTGGTCACCGCCGACAACTCGTACCACGGCGAGATCAAAATCGGCATCACCTTCACCGCCGCAAAGGTTGATTCCCATTGCCAGGTTGAAGAAGACGGAGCACAGGTTGGGGGCTGGGCACAGAGCTTTCGTGGGCAGAAGGTCTGA